Part of the Labilibaculum antarcticum genome, ACTTACGAATAAACTCGTTTTTAAAATCTTTTAAAAACTCCATTCACTATTTCTTATTTCTATAAAATTCCTGAAGAGTGTAAAAAGCTTTTTTTCGATTGCCGGTTTCCGAAATTAAACCTTTTCGATTCCAACCATCCTGATAAGGAATCAACATTCTTCGAGGAGAACGAAAGTCAGCAAGAATCCATGGTGTTATTCCACTCAATTGGGGTATTTTATCGAGGGTAGGCAATGTTTCCTTGTAAAGTAATTCTTGGAATTCTTCACTCCAACGTGTCAGGCTATCTGCATGAAAACCTTGTAAAGCACCTGCTCCAAACTCTGATATGATAATTGGCTTATCCAAATCGACTTCCCAACGAATATTTTTAATGTTATCAACCTCACCACCATACCAACCGTAATATTGGTTAAAACTTAAAACATCAACGACTTCGGCAAATTTATCCTCAACAATCATCGTATTTTGTTCCCCTTTTTTTCCATGATCTTCTAATGCTGCACTAATTAATCGTGTATTATCAATAGAGCGCGCAGTTTTTGCAAGATTCGATAAAAAGACAAAACGAGCATCGGTTTGTGGAGTTTCGTTGGCCATAGACCAAATTATTACAGAAGCTCGATTTTTATCTCGACTAATAACTTCCTTTAATTGATTTTCGGCATTTGCATATGTTTCCAGATTCTCCCATTGAATGGTCCAATAAACAGGATTCTCCTCCCATACTAATATTCCCATTTTATCCGCTAGGCGAAGCATGTTCTCGTTGTGTGGATAATGAGCCAAACGAACAAAATTACAGCCTAATTCTTTAGTCCAATTCAGAAGCATTTGTGCATCTTCCATTGAATGAGCTCGACCTCCACGCATTACATTTTCTTCGTGCATGCAAATTCCTTTCAAGAAAACAACTTCTCCATTCAAGAGAATATCAGAACCTTTGGTTGCAATAGTTCTAAAACCTATTTCATCGCTAAGCTGGTCATCTTCAGTGCTAAACTCAACATGATATAGTTTAGGCGATTTATCACTCCAAAACTTCAATTTCTTTACTGGAAACTGAAACTTTAGGTATCCATTTTCATCAGTTGTAAATGATTTCTCAATCTTCAATTCGGGAATACTTACATTCACTTTAGAATTTGATTTTCCAGCACCATCCAGCTGAAAATATCCAGTCATTATTCCAGCATTATCCTTAGCCAGTTGTAAACTATAATCCTGAATAAAAGTTTTATTCAATTCGTAAATCGTAACATCACGTGTTATTCCACCATAATTCCACCAATCGGTATTTAAAGTTGGAACTTCGTCTGCTGCACGTTTATTGTCGACCCTTACAATCACAAA contains:
- a CDS encoding glycoside hydrolase family 2 protein translates to MIKQILSFSFLLFSIVANANEPLIHNNFSREGISLNGKWHYIVDVYETGYYNYRRKPHDDSENPGAGAFYLNKKPKDKMELVEYNFDLAPTLLVPGDWNSQKEKLFYYEGSLWYKKSFDLPDYNPEKRYFLHFGAVNYRADVYVNGKKLGMHKGGFTPFNFEMSHLVKQKDNFVIVRVDNKRAADEVPTLNTDWWNYGGITRDVTIYELNKTFIQDYSLQLAKDNAGIMTGYFQLDGAGKSNSKVNVSIPELKIEKSFTTDENGYLKFQFPVKKLKFWSDKSPKLYHVEFSTEDDQLSDEIGFRTIATKGSDILLNGEVVFLKGICMHEENVMRGGRAHSMEDAQMLLNWTKELGCNFVRLAHYPHNENMLRLADKMGILVWEENPVYWTIQWENLETYANAENQLKEVISRDKNRASVIIWSMANETPQTDARFVFLSNLAKTARSIDNTRLISAALEDHGKKGEQNTMIVEDKFAEVVDVLSFNQYYGWYGGEVDNIKNIRWEVDLDKPIIISEFGAGALQGFHADSLTRWSEEFQELLYKETLPTLDKIPQLSGITPWILADFRSPRRMLIPYQDGWNRKGLISETGNRKKAFYTLQEFYRNKK